One region of Acidovorax sp. T1 genomic DNA includes:
- a CDS encoding Bug family tripartite tricarboxylate transporter substrate binding protein, with product MHFPTLSRRTALACGLALLACGPAVAQETAYPSKPITIVVGYPPGGSTDLTGRVVATELGNRLGVPVVIENIGGAGGAIGAQKVASAAPDGYTLLVGASNEIAINKLVTKKVKYDIKDFTAIGLIASQPLVLVASTGAGVKNLAEFTQKVSKNPGKFSYGSSGVGTSLHLAGEMVKEQGKLFMTHIPYRGVAPLANDLMGNNLEYGVFVLSSGLPHIKSGKVIALGTTEAKRSAATPDIPALSESAQYKNVDIGVWFALMAPANLPKPVADKLKKALNEALQAPELRKKLEASGSTVSVPGVNIDKFLSSEVAKYKKIVEFARIEE from the coding sequence ATGCACTTCCCCACACTTTCGCGCCGCACCGCCCTGGCTTGCGGCCTGGCCTTGCTGGCCTGCGGCCCTGCGGTCGCCCAGGAAACAGCGTATCCCAGCAAGCCCATCACCATCGTAGTGGGCTATCCGCCGGGTGGCAGTACCGACCTGACGGGCCGGGTGGTGGCCACCGAGCTGGGCAACCGCCTGGGCGTGCCGGTGGTGATCGAGAACATCGGTGGCGCAGGTGGCGCCATCGGCGCGCAGAAGGTGGCCAGCGCCGCACCCGACGGCTACACCCTGCTGGTGGGCGCAAGCAACGAGATCGCCATCAACAAGCTGGTGACCAAGAAGGTCAAGTACGACATCAAGGATTTCACCGCCATCGGCCTGATTGCCTCGCAGCCGCTGGTGCTGGTGGCGTCCACCGGCGCGGGGGTGAAGAACCTGGCGGAATTCACGCAGAAGGTCTCCAAGAACCCCGGCAAGTTCAGCTACGGCAGCTCGGGCGTGGGTACCTCGCTGCACCTGGCGGGCGAGATGGTCAAGGAGCAGGGCAAGCTGTTCATGACGCACATTCCCTACCGCGGCGTGGCACCGCTCGCCAACGACCTGATGGGCAACAACCTCGAATACGGCGTGTTCGTGCTCTCCAGCGGACTGCCGCACATCAAGAGTGGCAAGGTGATTGCTTTGGGCACCACCGAAGCCAAGCGCTCGGCGGCCACACCGGACATCCCGGCGCTCTCCGAATCGGCCCAGTACAAGAACGTGGACATCGGCGTGTGGTTTGCCCTCATGGCGCCGGCCAATCTGCCCAAGCCTGTGGCCGACAAGCTCAAGAAAGCCCTGAACGAAGCGCTGCAGGCACCCGAACTGCGCAAGAAGCTTGAAGCCAGCGGCTCCACGGTGTCGGTGCCTGGCGTGAACATCGACAAGTTCCTGAGCAGCGAAGTGGCCAAGTACAAGAAGATCGTCGAATTCGCCCGGATCGAGGAATGA
- the pyrF gene encoding orotidine-5'-phosphate decarboxylase: MTFLDMLRNASTQNNSMLCVGLDPEPTRFPADLRGDPRKIYDFCAAIVDSTADVACAFKPQIAYFAAHGAEDQLERLMQHMRCNAPQVPVILDAKRGDIGSTAEQYAKEAFERYGADAVTLSPFMGFDSIEPYLAYHGKGAFLLCRTSNPGGDDLQNQRLASIEGQPLLYEHVARLAQGPWNKNGQLGLVVGATYPQEIERVRSIAPTLPLLIPGVGAQGGDAVATVRAGLRPDGPIIVNSSRAILYASDGDDFATAARHEALRTRAVLQAAAG; this comes from the coding sequence ATGACCTTTCTCGACATGCTGCGCAATGCATCCACCCAGAACAACTCGATGCTCTGCGTGGGACTGGACCCCGAACCCACCCGGTTTCCCGCCGACCTGCGCGGCGACCCGCGCAAGATCTACGACTTTTGCGCTGCGATCGTCGACAGCACGGCCGATGTGGCCTGCGCCTTCAAGCCCCAGATTGCCTACTTTGCAGCCCACGGCGCCGAAGACCAGCTTGAGCGGCTGATGCAGCACATGCGCTGCAATGCGCCCCAGGTGCCGGTGATTCTGGATGCCAAGCGTGGCGACATCGGCTCCACCGCCGAGCAATATGCCAAGGAGGCCTTCGAGCGCTATGGCGCCGACGCCGTCACGCTCTCGCCGTTCATGGGATTCGATTCCATCGAGCCCTATCTGGCCTACCACGGCAAGGGCGCCTTTTTGCTGTGCCGCACCTCCAACCCCGGCGGCGACGACCTGCAAAACCAGCGCCTGGCCAGCATCGAAGGCCAGCCCCTGCTGTACGAACATGTGGCGCGCCTGGCGCAAGGCCCCTGGAACAAAAACGGCCAGCTCGGCCTGGTGGTCGGCGCCACCTACCCTCAGGAAATTGAGCGCGTGCGCAGCATTGCGCCCACGCTGCCCCTGCTGATCCCCGGCGTGGGCGCGCAGGGCGGCGATGCCGTGGCCACCGTGCGCGCCGGTCTGCGCCCTGACGGCCCCATCATCGTGAACTCGTCGCGGGCCATTCTGTATGCCTCGGATGGGGACGATTTCGCCACCGCCGCGCGCCACGAAGCGCTGCGCACCCGCGCCGTGCTGCAGGCGGCGGCCGGCTGA
- a CDS encoding succinylglutamate desuccinylase/aspartoacylase domain-containing protein codes for MMPMALTFDLPAPDLGPWRAGNTGTEGVWHFDSGQPGRHVMISALVHGNELCGAWALKGLLESGLRPQRGQLTLAFCNLEAFDRFDAAHHDASRFTDEDLNRQWLDERIHACDTRERRRAAALRPFVASADWLLDIHSMHEPSAPLLLTGMQPRNLELARTMRAPEHVVIDAGHKDGVRMRDYGRFGLPDGNGPGQGGDTRSLLVECGFHGDLASRTVAQDQCVRFLAAARVLDAAELAHALPGWQQADAPRQWALEVTGPVVARSSNFRFTEAFTGLEVIAQAGTVIGDNDGEPVITPYDDCVLVMPSTRQARAGVTVVRYARRRPL; via the coding sequence ATGATGCCCATGGCCCTGACTTTTGACCTGCCCGCGCCCGACCTGGGCCCTTGGCGCGCCGGCAACACCGGCACCGAGGGCGTCTGGCACTTTGACTCGGGCCAGCCCGGCCGCCATGTGATGATCAGCGCCCTGGTGCATGGCAACGAGCTGTGCGGCGCCTGGGCGCTGAAAGGGCTGCTCGAATCCGGCCTGCGGCCGCAGCGGGGCCAGCTCACGTTGGCCTTCTGCAACCTTGAAGCCTTCGACCGGTTCGATGCAGCCCACCACGACGCCTCGCGCTTCACTGACGAAGACCTGAACCGCCAGTGGCTGGACGAGCGCATCCATGCCTGCGACACCCGCGAGCGCCGCCGCGCTGCGGCCCTGCGGCCTTTCGTGGCGAGCGCCGACTGGCTGCTGGACATCCACTCGATGCACGAGCCCTCGGCTCCGCTGTTGCTCACCGGCATGCAACCTCGCAACCTTGAGCTCGCGCGAACCATGCGCGCGCCAGAGCACGTCGTGATCGATGCCGGGCACAAGGACGGCGTGCGCATGCGCGACTATGGCCGCTTCGGCCTGCCCGACGGCAACGGCCCAGGCCAGGGGGGCGACACGCGCTCGCTGCTGGTCGAATGCGGCTTCCATGGCGACCTGGCCAGCCGCACCGTGGCGCAGGATCAGTGTGTGCGCTTTCTGGCGGCAGCTCGGGTGCTGGACGCGGCCGAGCTGGCACACGCGCTGCCTGGCTGGCAGCAGGCCGATGCCCCCCGCCAGTGGGCGCTGGAGGTGACCGGACCGGTGGTGGCTCGCAGCAGCAACTTCCGTTTCACCGAAGCCTTCACGGGCCTGGAGGTGATTGCGCAGGCCGGAACAGTGATTGGCGACAACGACGGCGAGCCCGTCATCACGCCCTACGACGACTGCGTGCTGGTGATGCCCTCCACTCGCCAGGCGCGCGCCGGCGTCACCGTGGTGCGCTACGCACGCCGTCGGCCCCTCTGA
- a CDS encoding AzlC family ABC transporter permease, with the protein MSLQAVRQTVRHPAFRLAITDMAGTSLGIAAWALVTGVAMVKGGISVSMAIFMSLLVYAGSAQLAVLPLLATGAPLWVVWLTASCVNLRFVIFSSLWRSYFAHLPLRQRLAIGYFSGDVIFVAFMKRFPEPQPEPDQLPYFWGAATTNWLAWQVPSIAGILLANAVPVSWGLGFAGVLALLGVLLSLLFDRATWLATGVAATAAIAAFALPLKLNILVAIAAAVTVGLLIEAVDRRRHKPEVLLVPADSMIGADELEQVEAGDAVALREELHP; encoded by the coding sequence ATGAGCCTGCAGGCGGTCCGCCAGACCGTGCGCCACCCGGCGTTTCGCCTGGCCATCACCGACATGGCCGGCACCTCGCTGGGCATCGCCGCCTGGGCCCTGGTGACGGGCGTGGCCATGGTGAAGGGCGGCATCTCGGTGTCCATGGCGATTTTCATGTCGCTGCTGGTGTATGCCGGCAGCGCCCAGCTGGCCGTGCTTCCGCTGCTGGCCACCGGCGCACCACTGTGGGTGGTGTGGCTCACGGCGTCGTGCGTGAACCTGCGCTTCGTGATCTTCAGCAGCCTGTGGCGCAGCTACTTTGCCCACCTGCCGCTGCGCCAGCGCCTGGCCATTGGCTACTTCAGCGGCGACGTGATCTTCGTGGCCTTCATGAAGCGCTTTCCCGAACCGCAGCCCGAGCCCGACCAGCTGCCTTATTTCTGGGGCGCCGCCACCACCAACTGGCTGGCCTGGCAGGTGCCGTCGATTGCCGGCATTTTGCTGGCCAACGCCGTGCCCGTGTCCTGGGGGCTCGGCTTTGCCGGTGTGCTGGCGCTGCTGGGGGTGCTGCTGTCGCTGCTGTTCGACCGTGCCACCTGGCTGGCCACGGGGGTGGCCGCCACGGCAGCCATCGCCGCCTTTGCCCTGCCGCTCAAGCTCAACATCCTGGTGGCCATTGCCGCTGCGGTCACCGTGGGCCTGCTGATCGAGGCCGTGGACCGGCGCCGCCACAAGCCCGAGGTGCTGCTGGTGCCGGCCGACAGCATGATCGGCGCCGACGAGCTCGAACAGGTCGAGGCGGGCGACGCGGTGGCCCTGCGCGAGGAGCTGCATCCATGA
- the fmt gene encoding methionyl-tRNA formyltransferase, with protein sequence MKIIFAGTPEFARVALQRLLDAGFTVPLVLTQPDRPAGRGMKLQASPVKQCALEHGIAVAQPRSLRLDGKFPEDAAAARAALLAAQADAMVVAAYGLILPQWVLDAMSAARPPEGAKAPSGGSEPRAAGSVGAHGCLNIHASLLPRWRGAAPIHRAIQAGDTETGVTIMQMDAGLDTGAMLLTEKLPIGPRDTTASLHDRLANLGGRLIVEALELAACGGLQPVQQPEQGVTYAHKIEKSESAVDWSLPAQVIGRQIRAFDPFPGASTTLGTENIKLWDYEMSSYQRLPDKRCGEILSIDNTGVLVACGEDALRLTTLQRAGGKRLPASEFLRGFPLQPGMVLGAGPAPGATGAPTAP encoded by the coding sequence ATGAAAATCATCTTTGCCGGAACCCCCGAATTCGCCCGCGTGGCATTGCAGCGTCTGCTGGACGCCGGGTTCACCGTGCCCCTCGTGCTCACGCAGCCCGACCGCCCCGCCGGCCGGGGCATGAAGCTGCAGGCCTCGCCCGTCAAGCAATGCGCCCTGGAGCATGGCATTGCAGTGGCCCAGCCCCGCAGCCTGCGCCTGGACGGCAAATTCCCCGAAGACGCCGCTGCCGCCCGTGCAGCGCTGCTGGCCGCGCAGGCCGATGCCATGGTGGTGGCAGCCTACGGCCTCATCCTGCCGCAGTGGGTGCTGGATGCCATGAGCGCCGCACGGCCGCCCGAAGGCGCGAAGGCCCCCTCGGGGGGCAGCGAACCACGCGCAGCGGGGAGCGTGGGGGCCCATGGATGCCTCAACATCCACGCCAGCCTGCTGCCGCGCTGGCGCGGCGCCGCCCCCATCCACCGCGCCATCCAGGCGGGCGATACCGAGACGGGCGTCACCATCATGCAGATGGATGCGGGCCTGGACACTGGCGCCATGCTGCTGACCGAAAAGCTGCCCATTGGCCCCCGCGACACCACCGCTTCGCTGCACGACCGCCTGGCCAACCTGGGTGGCCGGCTGATCGTGGAGGCCCTGGAGCTGGCTGCCTGCGGTGGCCTGCAGCCTGTCCAGCAACCGGAGCAGGGCGTGACCTATGCCCACAAGATCGAAAAATCCGAAAGCGCGGTGGACTGGTCGCTGCCAGCGCAGGTGATTGGCCGGCAGATCCGCGCCTTCGACCCTTTTCCTGGGGCCAGCACCACGCTGGGCACGGAGAACATCAAACTCTGGGACTATGAAATGAGTAGCTATCAGCGCTTGCCAGACAAGCGTTGCGGCGAGATTTTGTCCATAGACAACACCGGCGTGCTGGTGGCCTGCGGCGAAGATGCCCTGCGCCTGACCACCCTGCAGCGCGCCGGTGGCAAGCGCTTGCCGGCCTCCGAATTCCTGCGCGGCTTCCCGCTGCAGCCCGGCATGGTGTTGGGGGCCGGGCCAGCGCCCGGCGCCACGGGCGCGCCGACCGCGCCATGA
- a CDS encoding AzlD domain-containing protein: MSWDWLEPFVAVAGLAVLTLVTRSFFMIPERELPLPDWLKRGLKYAPLAALTAVIAPEIFMAHGAFITTLKDARLPAVLCAVAYYFWRRGILGTIVVGMLVYLPLHIGWGW; encoded by the coding sequence ATGAGCTGGGACTGGCTGGAACCCTTTGTCGCGGTGGCGGGTCTGGCCGTGCTCACCCTGGTGACGCGTTCCTTCTTCATGATCCCCGAGCGCGAGCTGCCCCTGCCCGACTGGCTTAAGCGCGGGCTCAAATATGCGCCGCTGGCCGCGCTCACGGCGGTCATTGCGCCCGAGATTTTCATGGCGCACGGCGCGTTCATCACCACGCTGAAAGATGCGCGCCTGCCCGCCGTGCTGTGCGCCGTTGCCTACTATTTTTGGCGCCGCGGCATTCTGGGCACCATCGTGGTGGGCATGCTGGTGTACCTGCCACTGCACATCGGCTGGGGCTGGTAG
- the def gene encoding peptide deformylase has translation MAILPILCYPDPRLHKVAQPVQAVDARIQTLVADMLATMYDAHGIGLAATQIDVHERVVVIDVSEERNEPLVLINPEIVWASAEKHLNEEGCLSVPGIYDGVERFDAVHVQALDAQGQSRVIEADGLLAICIQHEMDHLMGKVFVEYLSPLKRNRIKTKLLKQQREARE, from the coding sequence ATGGCCATTCTTCCCATTCTCTGTTACCCGGACCCTCGTCTTCACAAGGTCGCCCAGCCGGTTCAGGCCGTGGATGCCCGCATCCAGACGCTGGTGGCGGACATGCTCGCCACGATGTATGACGCCCATGGCATCGGCCTGGCGGCAACGCAGATCGACGTGCACGAGCGCGTCGTGGTCATCGACGTCTCCGAGGAACGCAACGAACCCCTGGTGCTGATCAACCCCGAGATTGTCTGGGCCAGCGCCGAAAAGCACCTGAACGAAGAAGGCTGCCTGTCGGTGCCTGGCATTTATGACGGAGTGGAGCGTTTTGATGCGGTGCATGTGCAGGCGCTGGACGCCCAGGGCCAGTCCCGCGTGATCGAGGCAGACGGACTGCTGGCGATCTGCATCCAGCATGAGATGGACCACCTCATGGGTAAGGTGTTTGTGGAATACCTCTCGCCCCTCAAGCGCAACCGCATCAAGACCAAGCTGCTCAAGCAGCAGCGGGAAGCGCGCGAGTGA
- a CDS encoding phosphoglycerate kinase, with protein MNILRFSDLCAQNRVRGQRVFIRADLNVPLDAAGHITEDTRIRASIPCIRMALDAGAAVMVTSHLGRPTEGAFQPEDSLAPVAQRLSELLGREVPLIAHWVDGVTVAPGQVVLLENCRVNVGEKKNKEDLARKLAALCDIFVNDAFGTAHRAEGTTYGIAQYAPIACAGPLLSAEIDALTKALAQPQRPLAAIVAGSKVSTKLTILQSLADKVDQLIVGGGIANTFMLAAGLPIGKSLAEPDLLDAARSVMATMKARGAEVPIPTDVVTAKTFAADAPATIKAATDVAEDDLILDIGPETAARLAAQLTSAGTIVWNGPVGVFEFSAFENGTRTIAQAIAQSPAFSIAGGGDTLAAIAKYGIEQQVGYISTGGGAFLEVLEGKTLPAFEILEKRAAATS; from the coding sequence ATGAACATCCTGCGTTTTTCCGATCTGTGCGCCCAGAACCGAGTTCGTGGTCAGCGCGTCTTCATCCGTGCCGACCTGAACGTGCCGCTGGATGCCGCCGGCCACATCACCGAAGACACCCGCATCCGCGCCTCGATTCCGTGCATCCGCATGGCCCTGGACGCGGGCGCCGCCGTGATGGTGACCAGCCACCTGGGCCGCCCCACCGAAGGTGCATTCCAGCCTGAAGACTCGCTGGCCCCCGTGGCCCAGCGCCTGTCGGAGCTGCTGGGCCGTGAGGTGCCGCTGATCGCCCACTGGGTGGACGGCGTGACCGTGGCGCCGGGGCAGGTGGTGCTGCTGGAAAACTGCCGCGTCAACGTCGGTGAAAAGAAAAACAAGGAAGACCTGGCCCGCAAGCTGGCCGCCCTGTGCGACATCTTCGTGAACGACGCCTTTGGCACGGCCCACCGCGCCGAGGGCACCACCTATGGCATCGCGCAATACGCCCCCATCGCCTGCGCCGGCCCGCTGCTGTCGGCCGAAATCGACGCCCTCACCAAGGCCCTGGCCCAGCCCCAGCGCCCGCTGGCAGCCATCGTGGCAGGCTCCAAGGTGTCTACCAAGCTCACCATCCTGCAAAGCCTGGCCGACAAGGTGGACCAGCTCATCGTGGGCGGCGGCATTGCCAACACCTTCATGCTGGCCGCAGGCCTGCCTATCGGCAAAAGCCTGGCCGAGCCGGATCTGCTGGACGCCGCCCGGTCCGTGATGGCGACCATGAAGGCGCGCGGCGCCGAGGTGCCGATTCCCACCGACGTGGTCACCGCCAAAACCTTTGCCGCCGATGCACCCGCCACCATCAAGGCCGCCACCGATGTGGCCGAGGACGACCTGATCCTGGACATTGGCCCCGAAACCGCCGCGCGGCTGGCGGCCCAGCTCACATCGGCCGGCACCATCGTCTGGAACGGCCCCGTGGGCGTATTCGAGTTTTCCGCCTTTGAAAACGGCACGCGCACGATTGCCCAGGCCATTGCGCAATCGCCCGCCTTCAGCATTGCCGGCGGCGGCGACACCCTGGCGGCCATTGCCAAATACGGCATCGAGCAGCAGGTGGGCTACATCTCCACCGGCGGCGGCGCCTTCCTGGAAGTGCTGGAAGGCAAGACCTTGCCGGCATTCGAGATTCTCGAAAAGCGGGCCGCCGCCACGTCCTGA